One part of the Falco peregrinus isolate bFalPer1 chromosome 14, bFalPer1.pri, whole genome shotgun sequence genome encodes these proteins:
- the LOC129785718 gene encoding cilia- and flagella-associated protein 20 isoform X2, protein MFKNTFQSGFLSILYSIGSKPLQIWDKKVRNGHIKRITDNDIQSLVLEIEGTNVSTTYITCPADPKKTLGIKLHFLVMIVKNLKKYFTFEVQVLDDKNIRRRFRASNYQSTTRVKPFICTMPMRLDDGWNQIQFNLSDFTRRAYGTNYIETLRVQIHANCRIRRVYFSDRLYSEDELPAEFKLYLPVQNKAKQ, encoded by the exons ATGTTCAAGAACACCTTCCAGAGCGGGTTCCTCTCGATCCTGTACAGCATCGGCAGCAAGCCGCTCCAGATCTGGGACAAAAAG GTGCGCAATGGCCATATCAAGCGAATCACTGACAATGACATTCAGTCGCTGGTGCTGGAGATCGAAGGAACTAATGTCAG TACCACATACATCACGTGCCCTGCTGACCCCAAGAAGACCCTGGGCATCAAACTACATTTCCTAGTGATGATCGTCAAGAACCTGAAGAAATACTTCACTTTTGAAGTGCAG GTGCTGGATGATAAGAACATACGCCGGCGTTTCCGGGCAAGTAACTACCAGAGCACAACTCGGGTGAAGCCCTTCATCTGTACCATGCCCATGCGGCTGGATGATGGCTGGAACCAAATCCAGTTCAACCTGTCGGACTTCACGCGCCGAGCTTACGGGACAAATTACATCGAGACCCTGAGAGTTCAG ATCCATGCCAACTGTCGCATCCGACGGGTGTACTTCTCTGACCGGCTCTACTCTGAGGATGAGCTCCCAGCTGAGTTCAAACTCTACCTGCCTGTCCAGAACAAGGCCAAG CAATAA
- the LOC129785718 gene encoding cilia- and flagella-associated protein 20 isoform X1 produces MFKNTFQSGFLSILYSIGSKPLQIWDKKVRNGHIKRITDNDIQSLVLEIEGTNVSTTYITCPADPKKTLGIKLHFLVMIVKNLKKYFTFEVQVLDDKNIRRRFRASNYQSTTRVKPFICTMPMRLDDGWNQIQFNLSDFTRRAYGTNYIETLRVQIHANCRIRRVYFSDRLYSEDELPAEFKLYLPVQNKAKVS; encoded by the exons ATGTTCAAGAACACCTTCCAGAGCGGGTTCCTCTCGATCCTGTACAGCATCGGCAGCAAGCCGCTCCAGATCTGGGACAAAAAG GTGCGCAATGGCCATATCAAGCGAATCACTGACAATGACATTCAGTCGCTGGTGCTGGAGATCGAAGGAACTAATGTCAG TACCACATACATCACGTGCCCTGCTGACCCCAAGAAGACCCTGGGCATCAAACTACATTTCCTAGTGATGATCGTCAAGAACCTGAAGAAATACTTCACTTTTGAAGTGCAG GTGCTGGATGATAAGAACATACGCCGGCGTTTCCGGGCAAGTAACTACCAGAGCACAACTCGGGTGAAGCCCTTCATCTGTACCATGCCCATGCGGCTGGATGATGGCTGGAACCAAATCCAGTTCAACCTGTCGGACTTCACGCGCCGAGCTTACGGGACAAATTACATCGAGACCCTGAGAGTTCAG ATCCATGCCAACTGTCGCATCCGACGGGTGTACTTCTCTGACCGGCTCTACTCTGAGGATGAGCTCCCAGCTGAGTTCAAACTCTACCTGCCTGTCCAGAACAAGGCCAAGGTGAGCTAG